From a single Sebastes umbrosus isolate fSebUmb1 chromosome 17, fSebUmb1.pri, whole genome shotgun sequence genomic region:
- the acaca gene encoding acetyl-CoA carboxylase 1 isoform X10 — MFSWLTVAAGLAAVLGLFFWSCKQLTLVFAACSCRPAMAQQDGAAKKNPAIAVLNSHFIVGSVSEENSEDEIPGKPDLQLEEKETRSSSPSSDSSSSTFEMGFDHIDGPIQNLRPSMSGLHLVKQGRDRRRIDLQRDFTVASPAEFVTRFGGNKVIEKVLIANNGIAAVKCMRSIRRWAYEMFRNERAIRFVVMVTPEDLKANAEYIKMADHYVPVPGGTNNNNYANVELILDIAKRIPVQAVWAGWGHASENPKLPELLHKNGIAFMGPPSQAMWALGDKIASSIVAQTAGIPTLPWSGEGLTVEWSENHQKKKIVNVPTDVYELGCIQDVEDGMKASEKVGYPVMVKASEGGGGKGIRKVNSADDFPNLFRQVQAEVPGSPIFVMQLAKHARHLEVQILADQYGNAISLFGRDCSVQRRHQKIIEEAPATIATSDVFEDMERCAVKLAKMVGYVSAGTVEYLYSQDGSFYFLELNPRLQVEHPCTEMVADVNLPAAQLQIAMGIPLQRIKDIRMLYGVQPWGDSPIDFEGLSTAPSPRGHVIAARITSENPDEGFKPSSGTVQELNFRSNKNVWGYFSVAAAGGLHEFADSQFGHCFSWGENREEAISNMVVALKELSIRGDFRTTVEYLIKLLETESFQHNTIDTGWLDRLISEKMQAERPDTMLGIVSGALHVADVNLRNSVSNFLHSLERGQVLPAHTLLNTVDVELIYEGTKYVLTVTRQCPNSYVVIMNHSSAEVDVHRLSDGGLLMSYDGSSYTTYMKEEVDRYRITIGNKTCVFERENDPSLLRSPSAGKLIQYTVEDGGHVFSGQCYAEIEVMKMVMTLTAAESGCIHYVKRAGAALEPGCVIAKLQLDDPSRVQQAELHTGPLPIIQAVALRGEKLHRVFHNTLDHLVHIMNGYCLPEPFFSTKLKECVERLMKTMRDPSLPLLELQDIMTSVSGRIPPAVEKCIKKEMAQYASNITSVLCQFPSQQIANILDSHAATLNKKSEREVFFMNTQSIVQLVQKYRSGIRGHMKAVVMDLLRQYLKVEIQFQNGHYDKCVFALREENKGDMANVLNYIFSHAQVTKKNLLVTMLIDQLCGRDPTLTDELMAILTELTQLSKTTNAKVALRARQVLIASHLPSYELRHNQVESIFLSAIDMYGHQFCIENLQKLILSETSIFDVLPNFFYHSNQVVRMAALEVYVRRAYIAYELNSVQHRQLRDNTCIVEFQFMLPTSHPNRGNIPTLNRMSFSSNLNHYGMLHMNSVNDVLLDTSFTPPCQRMGAMVAFRSFQEFTRNINDVLSCFSDSPPSSPTFPEGGNPVLYGEEDNKIILDEPIHILNVAIKTDSDIDDDGLAAVFREFTQSKKSLLFEHGIRRLTFLVAQKDFRKQVNCEVDQRFHREFPKFFTFRARDKFEEDRIYRHLEPALAFQLELNRMRNFALSAIPCANHKMHLYLGAARVEVGIEVTDYRFFVRAIIRHSDLVTKEASFEYLHNEAERLLLEAMDELEVAFNNTTVRTDCNHIFLNFVPTVIMDPSKIEESVRSMVMRYGSRLWKLRVLQAELKINIRLTPTGKQIPIRLFLTNESGYYLDISLYKEVTDSRTGQIMFQAYGDKQGPLHGMLINTPYVTKDLLQSKRFQAQSLGTTYVYDFPEMFRQALKKLWHSYQTFAHLPKCPLPNELLTFTELVLDAQGQLVQMNRLPGGNEIGMVAWRMTLRTPEYPAGREIIVISNDITHKIGSFGPQEDVLFLRASEMARESRIPRIYIAANSGARIGLAEEIRHMFHVAWQDPADPYKGFKYLYLTPQDYKKVSALNSVHCEHVEDEGESRYKITDIIGKDEGLGVENLKGSGMIAGESSLAYDEIITMNLVTCRAIGIGAYLVRLGQRTIQVDNSHIILTGAGALNKVLGREVYTSNNQLGGIQIMHNNGVTHTTVCDDFEGVFALLQWLSYMPMCKSSPVPILNAKDPIDRLVDFIPTKTPYDPRWMLAGRPSQTPKGSWQSGFFDQGSFMEIMQPWAQSVVVGRARLGGIPTGVVAVETRSVELSIPADPANLDSEAKIIQQAGQVWFPDSAFKTAQAIKDLNREGLPLMVFSNWRGFSGGMKDMYDQVLKFGAYIVDGLREYKQPVLVYIPPQAELRGGSWVVIDPTINPRHMEMYADKDSRGGVLEPEGTVEIKFRRKDLVKTMRRVDPIYTGLSERLGTPELSPPDRKELETKLKEREEFLLPIYHQVAVQFADLHDTPGRMQEKGVITDILEWPTSRQFFYWRLRRLLLEDTVKRKIQEANSELTDGQIQAMLRRWFVEAEGAVKAYLWDNNEEVVAWLERQLAEEEGARSVVDENIKYIRRDHILKQIRSLVQANPEVAMDSIVHMTQHISPTQRAEVVRILSTMETSAST, encoded by the exons GCCGAGCATGTCAGGGCTGCACCTGGTGAAGCAGGGCAGAGACCGGCGGCGTATTGATCTCCAGAGGGACTTCACCGTGGCTTCTCCTGCTGAGTTCGTCACCCGCTTCGGCGGCAACAAGGTCATCGAGAAG GTGCTCATCGCCAACAATGGCATTGCAGCGGTCAAATGCATGCGCTCTATCCGCCGCTGGGCCTACGAGATGTTTCGCAATGAAAGGGCAATCCGCTTTGTTGTGATGGTGACCCCGGAGGACCTGAAGGCCAACGCAG AGTACATCAAAATGGCAGATCATTACGTGCCGGTGCCAGGAGGAACTAATAACAACAACTACGCCAATGTCGAGCTCATTCTGGACATTGCTAAACGCATACCTGTTCAG GCAGTGTGGGCTGGATGGGGTCATGCCTCCGAGAACCCCAAACTACCAGAGCTGCTTCACAAGAATGGCATTGCTTTCATGG gtccCCCAAGTCAAGCTATGTGGGCTCTGGGAGACAAGATCGCCTCGTCTATCGTGGCTCAGACAGCTGGCATTCCAACCCTTCCCTGGAGCGGCGAAG GCCTGACAGTAGAATGGTCGGAAAACCACCAAAAGAAGAAAATCGTCAATGTTCCGACTGACGTGTACGAGCTTGGCTGCATCCAGGATGTGGAGGATGGCATGAAG GCTTCAGAGAAGGTCGGCTACCCCGTCATGGTGAAGGCCTCGGAGGGAGGCGGAGGAAAAGGCATCCGTAAAGTCAACTCTGCTGATGATTTCCCCAATCTCTTCAGACAG GTCCAGGCAGAAGTTCCAGGATCGCCTATTTTCGTCATGCAGCTCGCCAAGCACGCCCGCCACCTGGAGGTCCAGATCTTGGCCGATCAATATGGCAATGCCATATCCCTGTTTGGTAGAGACTGTTCTGTGCAGCGACGGCACCAGAAAATTATAGAGGAGGCTCCCGCTACCATCGCCACTTCTGATGTGTTTGAGGATATGGAAAGG TGTGCGGTGAAGCTGGCTAAGATGGTGGGCTACGTCAGTGCAGGTACAGTGGAGTACCTGTACAGCCAGGACGGCAGCTTCTACTTCCTGGAGCTCAACCCTCGTCTACAGGTGGAGCACCCCTGTACTGAGATGGTGGCTGACGTCAACTTGCCTGCTGCCCAACTGCAG ATTGCTATGGGTATTCCTCTTCAAAGGATCAAAGACATCAGGATGCTTTACGGGGTCCAGCCCTGGGGAGACTCTCCCATTGACTTTGAGGGTCTGTCGACAGCCCCCTCCCCACGGGGTCACGTCATTGCAGCACGTATCACCAGTGAAAACCCCGATGAG GGTTTCAAGCCGAGCTCGGGAACAGTGCAAGAGCTGAATTTCCGCAGCAATAAGAACGTGTGGGGCTACTTCAGCGTCGCAGCGGCTGGAGGGCTGCACGAGTTCGCCGACTCACAGTTTGGACACTGTTTCTCTTGGGGAGAGAATCGGGAAGAAGCCATCTC CAACATGGTGGTGGCTCTGAAGGAGCTGTCTATCAGAGGAGACTTCAGGACCACAGTGGAATACCTCATTAAGCTGCTGGAGACTGAAAGCTTTCAGCACAACACCATCGACACAGGCTGGCTGGACAGGCTCATCTCAGAGAAGATGCAG GCGGAGCGTCCAGATACCATGCTGGGAATTGTGAGTGGGGCTCTTCATGTGGCAGATGTCAATCTAAGGAACAGTGTGTCCAACTTTCTGCATTCTCTGGAAAG GGGCCAGGTGCTGCCAGCACACACACTACTCAACACTGTGGATGTGGAACTGATCTACGAAGGCACTAAGTACGTCCTGACAGTGACGCGCCAGTGTCCCAACTCCTACGTGGTCATCATGAACCACTCCTCCGCTGAAGTGGACGTCCATCGGCTCAGCGATGGAGGTCTTTTGATGTCTTATGATGGAAGCAGCTACACTACGTACATGAAAGAAGAGGTGGACAG GTATCGCATCACAATTGGGAACAAGACCTGCGTTTTTGAAAGGGAGAACGACCCTTCGCTGCTGCGATCTCCTTCAGCAGGAAAACTGATCCAGTACACAGTCGAGGATGGCGGACATGTGTTTTCTGGCCAGTGCTACGCTGAAATagag GTGATGAAGATGGTAATGACATTGACAGCTGCAGAGTCTGGTTGCATTCACTATGTGAAGAGGGCTGGAGCAGCACTGGAGCCTGGCTGTGTCATAGCCAAGCTGCAACTGGACGACCCAAGCAGAGTGCAACAG GCAGAGCTGCACACCGGGCCCCTGCCTATTATCCAAGCAGTAGCTCTGAGAGGGGAGAAGCTACACAGAGTCTTCCACAACACACTGGATCACCTTGTTCACATAATGAACGGCTACTGTCTTCCCGAGCCTTTCTTCAGCACTAAA TTGAAAGAGTGCGTGGAGAGGTTGATGAAAACAATGCGCGATCCCTCTTTGCCGCTGCTGGAGCTTCAGGACATCATGACCAGCGTGTCGGGCCGCATCCCCCCCGCTGTGGAGAAGTGCATCAAGAAGGAGATGGCTCAGTATGCCAGCAACATCACCTCCGTGCTCTGCCAGTTTCCCAGCCAGCAG ATTGCAAACATCCTGGACAGTCATGCTGCTACTCTTAACAAGAAATCCGAGAGAGAGGTCTTCTTTATGAACACACAAAGCATCGTTCAGCTTGTGCAGAA GTATCGCAGTGGCATCAGAGGTCACATGAAGGCGGTGGTGATGGACTTGCTCAGACAGTACCTGAAAGTAGAGATCCAGTTTCAGAATG GACACTATGACAAATGTGTGTTCGCACTGCGTGAGGAAAACAAAGGCGACATGGCCAACGTGCTCAACTACATCTTCTCCCACGCTCAAGTCACCAAGAAGAACCTGCTGGTTACTATGCTCATT GATCAGCTGTGTGGCCGTGATCCCACGCTGACGGACGAACTGATGGCTATCTTGACTGAACTCACCCAGCTCAGCAAGACGACCAACGCCAAGGTGGCGCTGCGTGCCCGGCAG GTGTTGATAGCCTCCCACCTCCCCTCTTACGAGCTCCGACACAACCAGGTGGAGTCCATCTTCCTCTCTGCCATTGATATGTACGGACACCAATTCTGCATCGAGAACCTGCAG aAACTGATCCTGTCAGAAACGTCCATCTTTGACGTTCTGCCCAACTTCTTCTACCACAGTAATCAGGTAGTCAGGATGGCTGCCCTTGAG GTGTATGTCCGCAGAGCCTACATCGCCTATGAGCTCAACAGCGTTCAGCATCGGCAGCTGAGGGACAACACGTGTATAGTGGAGTTCCAGTTCATGCTTCCCACCTCGCACCCCAACAG AGGGAACATCCCCACTCTAAACAG GATGTCATTCTCATCCAACCTAAACCACTACGGCATGCTGCACATGAACAGCGTCAACGACGTTCTGCTCGACACGTCCTTTACGCCGCCTTGTCAGCGCATGGGAGCCATGGTCGCTTTCCGCTCCTTCCAGGAGTTCACCAG GAACATAAACGACGTGTTGAGCTGCTTCTCTGACTCTCCTCCGTCAAGTCCGACCTTCCCGGAGGGAGGTAATCCCGTCCTGTACGGCGAAGAGGACAACAAG ATCATCCTCGACGAGCCTATCCATATCCTGAATGTGGCCATTAAGACAGACAGCGACATTGATGACGACGGCCTGGCAGCCGTGTTCCGAGAGTTTACTCAGTCGAAG AAATCTCTGCTGTTTGAACATGGCATCCGTAGGCTGACTTTCCTTGTGGCCCAGAAG GATTTCAGGAAGCAAGTCAACTGTGAGGTGGACCAAAGGTTTCAT AGGGAATTCCCCAAATTTTTCACATTCCGTGCGAGAGACAAG TTTGAGGAGGACAGGATCTACCGTCATTTGGAGCCGGCACTAGCTTTCCAGTTGGAGCTCAACCGCATGCGCAATTTTGCCCTCTCCGCCATCCCATGTGCCAACCACAAGATGCACTTGTACCTGGGTGCGGCCCGTGTGGAGGTGGGCATAGAGGTGACGGACTACCGCTTCTTTGTGCGAGCCATTATCCGCCACTCCGATCTGGTCACAAAG GAGGCCTCTTTTGAATACCTTCACAATGAGGCAGAGCGTCTACTGCTGGAAGCCATGGATGAGCTGGAGGTGGCTTTCAACAACACGACCGTACGAACCGACTGCAACCACATCTTCCTCAATTTTGTCCCCACAGTCATCATGGACCCATCAAAG ATCGAGGAGTCCGTGCGCTCCATGGTGATGCGCTACGGCAGCCGTCTGTGGAAGCTGCGCGTCCTTCAGGCCGAGCTGAAAATCAACATCCGCCTCACCCCGACGGGAAAGCAAATCCCCATCCGCCTCTTCCTCACCAATGAATCGGGCTACTACCTGGACATCAGCCTGTACAAGGAGGTCACTGACTCCCGAACGGGACAG ATCATGTTCCAAGCTTACGGAGACAAGCAGGGTCCGCTGCACGGCATGCTCATCAACACCCCCTACGTGACCAAGGACCTGCTGCAGTCAAAGCGCTTCCAGGCGCAGTCTCTGGGCACCACCTATGTCTATGACTTTCCAGAGATGTTCAGACAG GCTCTGAAAAAGCTGTGGCACTCTTACCAGACCTTCGCCCACTTACCCAAGTGCCCTCTTCCTAATGAGCTGCTCACCTTCACAGAGCTGGTTCTTGACGCCCAAGGTCAGCTGGTGCAGATGAACAGGCTGCCAGGGGGCAACGAG ATTGGCATGGTGGCATGGCGGATGACTCTGCGCACGCCAGAATACCCAGCGGGACGCGAGATCATCGTCATAAGCAACGACATCACGCACAAGATCGGCTCGTTTGGGCCGCAGGAGGACGTCTTGTTCCTGCGGGCCTCCGAGATGGCCCGAGAGAGCCGCATCCCCCGGATCTACATTGCAGCAAACAGCGGCGCCCGCATCGGGCTGGCGGAGGAAATCAGGCACATGTTCCACGTGGCCTGGCAAGATCCAGCTGATCCGTATAAG GGTTTCAAGTATCTCTACCTCACACCTCAGGATTACAAGAAAGTTTCAGCCCTGAACTCTGTGCATTGCGAACACGTGGAGGATGAGGGAGAATCCAg GTACAAGATCACTGACATCATTGGAAAAGATGAAGGGCTGGGCGTGGAGAACCTGAAAGGGTCTGGGATGATTGCTGGAGAATCCTCTCTGGCTTACGATGAGATCATCACCATGAACCTG GTCACATGCAGAGCCATAGGGATCGGGGCCTATCTGGTGAGGCTCGGACAGAGAACCATTCAAGTGGACAACTCTCACATTATCCTCACTGGAGCTGGAGCACTCAACAAG GTGCTGGGCAGAGAAGTGTACACGTCCAACAACCAACTCGGCGGCATTCAAATCATGCACAACAATGGCGTGACCCATACTACTGTTTGCGATGACTTTGAGGGAGTCTTCGCGCTCCTGCAGTGGCTGTCCTACATGCCCATG tgtaAATCCAGTCCAGTGCCCATCCTCAATGCCAAGGATCCCATAGATCGGCTAGTGGATTTTATACCTACAAAGACTCCCTATGACCCTCGCTGGATGCTAGCAGGACGTCCCAGCCAGA CTCCAAAGGGTTCCTGGCAGAGTGGCTTTTTTGACCAGGGCTCCTTCATGGAGATCATGCAGCCGTGGGCTCAGAGCGTGGTGGTAGGCAGAGCCAG ACTGGGCGGGATACCTACCGGGGTGGTCGCCGTGGAAACCAGGTCAGTGGAGCTGTCGATCCCAGCCGATCCAGCCAATCTGGACTCAGAGGCGAAG ATCATCCAGCAGGCAGGGCAGGTGTGGTTCCCAGACTCTGCTTTCAAAACAGCCCAGGCCATCAAGGACCTGAACAGAGAGGGCCTACCTCTTATGGTGTTTTCCAACTGGAGGGGCTTTTCTGGAGGAATGAAAG ACATGTACGACCAGGTGCTGAAGTTCGGGGCCTACATCGTGGACGGGCTGAGGGAGTACAAGCAGCCGGTGCTGGTTTATATCCCCCCCCAGGCCGAGCTGAGGGGAGGATCCTGGGTGGTCATAGATCCCACCATCAACCCACGTCACATGGAGATGTACGCCGACAAGGACAGCCG AGGTGGAGTTTTGGAGCCCGAAGGAACGGTGGAGATCAAATTCAGGAGGAAGGATTTGGTGAAGACCATGAGAAGAGTGGATCCGATCTACACGGGCTTGTCTGAAAGACTGG GAACGCCAGAGCTGAGCCCCCCTGATCGTAAAGAGTTGGAGACCAAGCTGAAGGAGCGCGAGGAGTTCCTCCTGCCCATCTACCACCAGGTGGCTGTGCAGTTTGCGGACCTCCACGACACCCCAGGTCGCATGCAAGAGAAAGGCGTAATAACG GATATCCTCGAATGGCCCACGTCCCGTCAGTTCTTTTACTGGCGCCTGCGGCgtctgctgctggaggacacGGTGAAGAGGAAGATCCAAGAGGCCAACAGCGAGCTGACAGACGGCCAGATCCAGGCCATGCTGCGCCGCTGGTTTGTGGAGGCCGAGGGGGCCGTCAAG